The Euleptes europaea isolate rEulEur1 chromosome 7, rEulEur1.hap1, whole genome shotgun sequence genomic sequence CCACCAGCCGGTCTCCAGCTGAAGCTCAAGACAACCCAGAAATATCAGAAAATCAAGGGCTTCGGAGGGGCTCTGACGGACTCCGCGGCTATCAATATACTGGCCCTGTCCCCGAAGGCTCAAACAAACCTGCTCAAATCTTACTTCTCGGAGCAAGGTAAGTGCCAAGGCTCTCTGGTGCTtctgttgtgacccaattatccgTAGAGACCAATGAAGACAATAGGGAGGAGGTTGGGTTAAAGAACAGTTCTCTTATTTGGCCAAGCAATAGAACCAGGTGGATAGTCCCGATAAATGGAGCGGGGAGCCGCCCCACCGAACAAAGGGAAAGGAAAGTTTTTATACTTAAGATCAGAAGGAAGATATATTGCCTTACAAGGAAACAGGCCGTGTAACAAAAGAAACAGAATAGCCAATCTACAACTGGATGCACTATATCTATCAGTTAGCATAACCTGTAGTGAAGCCTGAAGGCGTTTCCTGGAAAACCGCTTTCTCCCGCTCGTGGGAGAAAGGAAGTGCATCCCACTTCAGATAAGAGAATCCCCACCTGTCAAACCAGGGATGCTTATCCTTGACATCCAATGGGCCCAGGGAAAGAAACGTGTGTTGGCACTCTTGCCCTCCTGGCGCCaacgtgtctgtgtgtgtgtgtgtgtgtgtctcgaAGAAGAGCTGGCCAAAATTAGGAAGCTTTGCCTGTTTAGCTGCTTTGGGCTGTTGATAAAGGCACCAGAGCCAAATGTGGGCAAGCTCATTGGGctgcccagtagggtttccagcctccaggtactagctggagatctcctgctgttataactggtctccagccgatggagatcagttcccctggagaaaagggccgctttggccactggactctatggccgtttatgcttggtaattagctgcgtgtcccaggctgaagtgccccgcattaaaaaaaaaaaatcttcatgctGAACTATCATCCCAGCCGTCACTGCTAGGCGCATAcgtgctttgcatttcttaagagcccctttaacgcaaccttttgtatttactCCGCCCCGCaccgaagcattcactgaaggaaacaTGGGAAATCACAggcgcagcttagctatgcaaacaaccattgctaatggccatgccaatgaaggaacgaaggagcaggcaagtgggaggtggagtttgtttgactttctcctcttgcatcaggacaatgaatagtcattttaaaggtcagatttttaaaaagcatctttgagcgagcatcaaaatcgaccctgcataaatggcattgaagtccctcccctccccaaaccccgcccacctcaagctccaccccaaaaacctccccccagtggcaaagagggacctggcaaccctatgcagcgcCCAGGTAGAAGGACCTGGAGCAAAGGACTTGTTTGCAAGTTCCCAATCCCTCTGTGTCTTCCTTGCCTCTCTCGTAGGGATTGAGTACAACTTGGTCCGTGTCCCCATGGCGAGCTGTGACTTCTCCGTGAGGCTGTATACGTACGACGACTTGGAAAATGATTTTGAGCTGAAAAACTTCAGTCTGACTGAGGAGGATACCAAAATGAAGGCAAGTGCTGCTTCTGACTCTAAAGATGGACATATAGCCCCCATCCCCGGTAACAGTCATTTGACCCATGACATGGGTGAaaaccaagaaaattgcaaagggTGGCTGTGTTACTCTGTCGCAGCGAAACaaaatagagagccagcgtggtgtagtggttaggagtggtggactctaatctggagaaccgggtttgattccccactcctccacatgaacagcagccTCTAATTtcgtgaaccaagttggtttccccactcttacatatgaaaccagctggaggaccttgggctagtgacagttctctctgaactctttcagccccacctgcctcacaagatgtctgttgtggggagaggaaggaaggagattataagacggtttgattctcctttaaaaaaaaaaggtagagaaagttggcatataaaaaccaaccttcctcTTTGTCCATTGGCAtctgaaaaaataaaaacattgatCTCCTTGTGAGCTTTcacaagtcacagctcacttcttcagatatgtgaaatgtagaaacgtagagctggaagggaccttaaaagtaatctagtccaaccccctgcacaacgcaggaaattcacaactacctccccctccaactCCCCCAGtgtcccctgctctatgcccagaggaaggcaaaaaacctccaggatccctagccaatctggcctggaggaaaatttcttcctgaccccaaagtggcgatcaatcggtatttccctgggcatgtaagaaaggaccacgagagccaagtacagacacaacccttcctgccctccctctcatgatctgcctaagttcacagaatcagccttggtgtcagatggccatctagcctctgcttaaaaacctccgaagAAGGAGATCATATTAAGAAATCTTCTTAGGAACAGATTAGAAAGGAGGAATCTCTTGAGGCAGAGAGGTTTGAATGTGAATTCCGTCAAGAATCTTTCAAGTGTAGATTCTTCTctgtggaaggggaaaaggaaggagcTGAGGTAGAAAGGTTGGGTGTGAATCAGCCTTCCAAGTGTAAATGCTCTGTTGTGGatgatgagagaggtcagaggttcGAACAGACAAGCAAAGCTAAGCAAAATAAGTAGGGTAAATAACAACTACTTGAAGGAGTAGTCGTCTAAAGTTTACATGAATATTAGCTGATATTAGTACAAGGTTATAGTAAGATGAAACATGTTAAGAACAGCCAATTAAAATGTCTAAAAAATGGGTCCTGAAGAGGTATTAGAGGTTATGCTGGCTAAGGAAATTCAAGTATTTGTGTAGGCCAGGATGACATGTAGAGTTTAATTTTttgatgagttctaattcagcactttcacGTTGCATATGCCCtttgaagttttttttctttttatggtaGTATGGTGACTTTCAGGTCTGTAATAGTTATGTCCAGGGAAATAAGAAATCACAATGTCCAGAAACCCATGGGGGGACTTTTTAAACCTCAGGGCTAGAAGCTTGTTTGACAGTTGGGATTCTCTACACGTTTTCACATGCACCTTAGGAACATTGCTTTAAAGATCAACCGGCATTTTCTTGGTTCATCGCTTGCACTGTACGTAATGTCAAAAGCTGTATGCTTAACACATTGTATTGAAGACTTGTACACACCCTTACTGTGAGAGTATAGCTTTTCCCTAAAGATGCCTGAAGGCTAAAATGCAATTTGAAATTCCCTTTCTTGTGGAATCATCTTGGCTGAAATTAAAAACAATGAGAACCCCACACAATTACTGCCATTAAAaatcatgggagatctccaaggaatacgcAGGCCGTGACACAGATGCAGGgggaattcagcctggaacgctctgctaattaccatgcaaaaatggcctctaagtcagatgtgacttgttggggtggggtggggtgatcAAGGGTAGCAATACAGGCCAGATGACTGCACGAAAGTCCAGGCTAATGAGCAAGGCCCTTTGTTTCCCAGATCCCCATCCTTCAGCAGGCCCAGGCTGTGGCCCCAAAGCCCCTCTCCCTCTACGCCAGCCCCTGGACCTCCCCGGTCTGGATGAAAACCAACGGAGCCATGACGGGCCGTGGGACCCTGAAGGGGAAACCGGGGGACAAGTACCACAAGACCTGGGCCAATTATTTCATCAGGTAATGATGCTTAAAGTTGTTGCCGTGTTGTGCCAACCTTTGGCGACCCCCAGCGGGTTATTTCTGTACCCAGGAGAAGCTCCCCTTTTTGTGCCACCTggaacctagagttgccagctcagaTTCAGTAGGTAGAGCTTCGAAGTTAAGGGCAAGATTAATCTCTGTACTGAATGAGCAGGGGGATTTTAATAAGGAACTGGTTCGGATGGATAAGAATTGtacctccctgttcagaggcagtctacctctgaatgccTATCGGTGCAGAACAGAGGATGGTTGTTTTCTTCATGgccacctattctctctaggatcagaggagcatgccgaatatattaggtgctgtggagcgcaggcaggatggtgctgctgcagtcgtcttgtttgggggcttcctagaggctcctggttggccactgtgtgaatagactgctggactcgatgggccttggtctgatccagcatggcttttcttacgttcttatgagttgacatgttcatggaggagagggatattcatggctactactcaaaatgaatactagtcatgatgcatacctagtatctccaggatcagaggggcatgcctgttatattaggtgctgtggaacacaggcaggatggtgctgctgctgttgaagTGCTCGATTGTCTGTAGAGTCCAATAaacagacaacaaggaggaggttaagattgaagcagtcagttctttatttagtgAAATAATAGAGCCACGTGGGCTAACCGCAAATACAAAGCGGAGAGTCGCCACAAAGGAACAAAGAGATGGAAGGATCCTTTATACCTTACGATCGGGgcaggtacattgccttacaagGAAACAGTTCACAtaacaaaaagacaaaagagccaATACACAATTAGATACCTGaatacattaattagcatagcctataatgTGGCCCGAAGGCGTTCTCAGGAACGCGCTAGCGTTCGTAAGCGGGAAACAGAAACTAAATTCCTAACTACAGATAAGAGAATCCATTCGCTAACCCAAGGACGGCTGTGCTTAACATTGCCaaatgaagatgcctgccacagctgctggcgaaacatcaggaaagaaaataccaagaccacggttacacagccttcgacaatatattctATCAGGAAAtgttcaaatttatttatttaaatgtcaaTGGGCTTTATGAacaatgcaaaagaagaaaaatattttatagaatacttggaggtttttgaggtggagcctgaggagggtgggttttggagaagggaaggacttcagtgccatagagtccaattgccaaagcggccattttctccagaggaattgatctctatcagctggagatcagttgtaatagcgggagatctccagctactacctggaggttggcaaccctatcccagatgGTGTAAGGCTTTGTGACAGAAGGACACCAGTAAATACAAATGGATTTTATGGAGatgaatgagtagggttgccaggtccctcttcaccaccagtgggaggtttttggggtggagcctgaggagggtggggtttggggaagggagggacttcaatgccatagagtccaattacccaagcggccattttctctaggtgaactgatctcaatcagcaggagatcagttgtaatagcaggagatctccagccactacctgaaggttggcaaccctacctgctgggcGCATGTATGATCCTTAACTGGACTCTTTCAATATTCTGAGTGAAGTTCTTCTTCATATCAGAATGAGGTTCGCCTCTGATTATCTCCTTGAAAACAATTGCTGCCAATTTGAGCGGTTGTGTAGCCCTATCGTGGCATTTCTATTCATCTTTGTACTTAGTGACTTATTTTGCTTCAAGCCCTGCGTGGCATTTTTCATTTAATAATTTAGTTTATTATTCATTTTTGAGTGATACATTTTGGTTTAAGCCCTGCGTGGCCCGGGTGGAGCGAGGTTTTGGCTCCTGATACATTATATCCGCCCCTTGAGCCGAGTATTGCAACCTGTATGGACAATAGtctttgccttaagccctgcgtggcatcATCAAGGACCGAGGGAGAGGGCAAAAGGAAAATTCTTCCAACACTATGCACTTATTTTGTTAATATACTTATTGTGGTATGACTTAAATACACCAATATTCTGAATTTGTTTGAATAGTATTCTTTGGGATAAttctccttttcctcttttttacTTATGGGCTTTTATTAGAATGCCTGGTTCTATTTAAAAATCATTGGAGCCTCcgtgctgttgttttctccagtACCACCTGAAGGTTTGCAGCCCGCCTACCCTGGTGCCCATGGGTATGATGTTAGGGATCTCTGCCCTTGAATATTAGATGTGGGAAGAAAGAAAGGTGAGGGCTGTTGCCTTCATaccatactgggggggggggctttcccaaaATATCTTATGTTTCCTCATTCTTCATAACGCCCACACTGAGCTCCGTGacccatccatagggttgccagttgccaggtccgtcttcgccactggcgggaggtttttggggaggagcctgaggagggtggggtttgttgaggggagggacttcaatgccatagagtccaattgccaaagtggccgttttctccagatgaactgatctctatcggctggagatcagttgtaatagcgggagatctctagctagcacctggaggttggcatccaccCTTTCCCTGCTTACAGGTTCTTAGACGAATATGCCAAGTATAACCTGACCTTCTGGGCGGTGACGGCCGGGAACGAGCCGACGGCTGGAGACATCATCTTCTACCCGTTCCAGTGCCTGGGCTTCTCCCCGGAGCACCAGCGGGACTTCATCGCCCAAGACTTGGGCCCGGCCTTGGCCAACAGCTCTTACAAGGGCATCGAGCTCATCATTCTCGACGACCAGCGAGTCATGCTGCCTTACTGGGCCAAAGTGGTGAGTGCGCTGACCCCCAGCAGAACCCCAGCGTCACGGGTTAGGTTTCGAAAGGGATAAAGAGGAGGGTATATGACAgccggtgtggtgtggtggttaagagcggtggactctaatctggtgaaccgggtttgattccccactcctacgcatgaaggcTGCCgactgaccttgggctactcacagttctctctgaactctctcagccccacctacctcacaaggtgtcagttgtggggaaaggaagggaaggagattttaaaaaggtagagaaagtcggcatataaaaaccaactcttcttcttctccttcttcatatgCTCATGGAGAGCATATTCTGTCCccttatctctagggttgccaggtcaccattggcaggaggtttttggggtgaagcctgaggaggacagggtttggggaggggagggacttcaatgccatagagtccaattgccaaagcagcccttttctccaggtcaactgttctgtattggctggagatcagttgtaatagcaggagatctccagctagtacctggaggttggcaaccctacttatcccaCATGTGtaaagtaatttatttatttaaatatattaatgTATTTAAGGCCTACTGCAGCCTTATGGTTTCCCTGCGCTGAATCAGTTGTTCCCATTTCCATTTGCCTCATGAGGTCTAGAAACATGCCGGTTTAAAAGACAAACATGGAAGACTGTTAGAGTAATGGGAGTGTAGTAATTTCATATGGTTTCATACTGCCAACTGGAGGGAGGGTTGGCGGGTGGGGACATAGGGGGGTGCATGACAATGACTGCGTTGCTACATCCagggaaaaccaggaagtgatgtagggaagctctaggaatcgctggaaactctatggtaaaatcataatgtttctgttgattcctagaactactctACGTTACTTACGagtttccccccagaagtgatgtagggacACAGGCCGatgtcacctttaaaaaaaacacttgtatCCCATCACTGCTCTGAGCAGTGGCTCGCAACTAGGGATGCCGGCGGGAGGCCTGGCAGACTTACCGTTTCCCTAAGTAATTAGATTCACAAAACAATCCCATTCAGACTTACTCTAGTCTAAACTCTTTGACTtcgatgggcttagactggagtagctgtGTTTTGCACTATTAAGCTGTTTATGCTCCTGGCCCTGAGCAATTTTCCAAAAATAAAGGACGTATTGGCCAGCAGCTGTAATGTCGGCACTCCACTTGTTTCTAGGTTCTCAAAGACCCCGAGGCCTCCCGCTATGTTAATGGGATTGGCATCCACTGGTATTTGGATTTCCTGGCCCCCATCGACTTGACGCTGTCCATCACCCACCATCTCTTCCCCGAGTACTACCTCATCTCCACTGAAGCCTCCACCGGTTCCTACTTTTGGGAGCCTCGCGTGGTTCTTGGGGGCTGGGACCGTGGCAGCAAGTACAGCCACAGTATTCTCGCGGTAAGTTTTGCACAGCTGGGGAATAAGTTGACCTTGACCCTGGGGCCATGCCTTTCTTTGGGGCTTGGAGAATTGACGGGGTCTTTATAAAAACCAGGTGGAGAGATAAGTAAACTTGGGCAGAAGACTCCAATCCTCAGCATCTGAGAAAGCCTGCAGTCTTGTTAATACTGCAAATTGTAATTGCTTGTACAACtgtcaccagggttgccaactcatggctgggaaattcctggtgatttgggagtggagcccggGAAGCAAggtgttgggaaggggagggaactcagcagaacGTTGTCGCCGTAGACTCCACCCTCTGATGCTGCTGtctcctccagaggagctgatgcCTAATATGGAGCCTTTTCGTATTCATCTGAACGTATttattatggctagggttgctaggttcctcttcaccaccagtgggaggtttttggggtggagcctgaggagggcagggt encodes the following:
- the LOC130480368 gene encoding lysosomal acid glucosylceramidase-like, whose amino-acid sequence is MWQGEVGVLAGILFFQLTINTAGGRPCSARNFGHGSLVCECGASYCDTLEPVSLPPLGSFVKYESNKAGKRMERSEGSMSDKPQQTAGLQLKLKTTQKYQKIKGFGGALTDSAAINILALSPKAQTNLLKSYFSEQGIEYNLVRVPMASCDFSVRLYTYDDLENDFELKNFSLTEEDTKMKIPILQQAQAVAPKPLSLYASPWTSPVWMKTNGAMTGRGTLKGKPGDKYHKTWANYFIRFLDEYAKYNLTFWAVTAGNEPTAGDIIFYPFQCLGFSPEHQRDFIAQDLGPALANSSYKGIELIILDDQRVMLPYWAKVVLKDPEASRYVNGIGIHWYLDFLAPIDLTLSITHHLFPEYYLISTEASTGSYFWEPRVVLGGWDRGSKYSHSILANLNNYVTGWTDWNLVLDMEGGPNWSRNYVDSPIIVDAANDVFYKQPMFYHMGHFSKFLPEGTQRISIQNSKWTSLESSAFLRPDGSAAVVVLNRSPKDVPFGISDPGVGYIQAVATADSIQTYLWKRPTGGTEQPGSR